The following proteins come from a genomic window of Corynebacterium falsenii:
- a CDS encoding DNA polymerase: METADADRLHDYGEGFVRLAAWAWDDGPVTVTDDVDALVAEIDRAAVVVGHNVLAFDLPALERCHGLDVDALVEADRVVDTLLVARQNDPPRAGGVDRGRYRLSELGKRLVGADKLGADAGGSALKKLADRHGGYDRIPVDDSTYRAYAAQDVELTRAVAACLRVDAYCRREMRVMWRLGVIERHGVRVAVDVARDRIAAQEVRRGVAMRRPADLTGMPLEGKAPHATAAGKTAIEAAMVACGVNPPRTPKGALATNRDALAELAAAHPDNGALAELVDALGTVTGERGFAETVMKHVTSDGRVHPRVSAEQATGRISVTRPGLTTSGKRDRKALMERALLLPDDDDHVLIAADLSQIDARAMALLSGDPAYIAAFDDGKDFHSAMAEAIFGTDGWDGVGRHPRRSDAKPVTHGSSYGMGPAGLARSAGIPEDEAAALLARLDQQFPQLAAYKAWIREEARQQILRTPIWPDDAD; the protein is encoded by the coding sequence TTGGAGACGGCCGACGCGGACCGCCTGCACGACTACGGTGAGGGCTTCGTGCGGCTGGCGGCATGGGCCTGGGACGACGGGCCGGTGACGGTCACCGACGACGTGGACGCGCTGGTAGCGGAGATCGACCGTGCGGCCGTGGTCGTCGGCCATAACGTGCTCGCGTTCGATCTGCCGGCGCTGGAGCGCTGCCACGGTCTTGATGTCGACGCGCTGGTCGAGGCGGATCGGGTGGTGGACACGCTCTTGGTGGCTCGCCAGAATGACCCGCCGCGCGCCGGCGGCGTGGATCGCGGCCGCTACCGGCTCAGCGAGCTTGGAAAGCGCCTAGTCGGTGCCGACAAGCTGGGCGCCGATGCCGGCGGATCGGCGCTCAAAAAGCTCGCCGATCGCCACGGTGGCTACGACCGCATCCCCGTCGACGACTCGACGTATCGCGCGTATGCCGCCCAGGACGTCGAGCTGACCCGTGCGGTCGCCGCGTGCCTGCGCGTCGACGCCTACTGCCGTCGCGAGATGCGCGTCATGTGGCGTCTGGGCGTTATCGAGCGGCACGGGGTGCGCGTGGCCGTCGATGTCGCGCGCGACAGGATTGCAGCTCAGGAGGTCCGCCGTGGGGTCGCGATGCGTCGGCCGGCGGATCTGACGGGCATGCCGCTGGAGGGGAAAGCCCCTCACGCGACGGCCGCCGGGAAGACCGCGATTGAGGCGGCCATGGTCGCGTGCGGGGTGAATCCGCCGCGGACGCCCAAGGGCGCCCTGGCGACGAACCGGGACGCGCTGGCGGAGCTTGCCGCCGCCCATCCCGACAACGGGGCGCTGGCGGAGCTCGTCGATGCATTGGGCACAGTGACCGGCGAGCGAGGTTTCGCCGAAACGGTGATGAAGCACGTGACCAGCGACGGTCGCGTGCATCCGCGCGTATCGGCGGAGCAGGCCACTGGCCGTATTTCGGTGACGCGGCCCGGGCTGACCACCAGCGGGAAGCGCGATCGCAAGGCGCTGATGGAGCGGGCCCTCCTCCTGCCGGACGATGACGATCACGTGCTGATCGCCGCCGATCTGTCGCAGATCGACGCCCGCGCGATGGCGTTGCTGAGTGGTGATCCTGCCTACATCGCGGCCTTCGACGACGGCAAGGACTTCCACTCTGCAATGGCCGAAGCGATCTTCGGCACGGACGGCTGGGACGGTGTTGGTCGGCATCCGCGCAGGTCGGATGCAAAACCGGTGACGCACGGGTCCTCCTACGGAATGGGGCCTGCGGGGCTGGCGCGGTCGGCGGGCATCCCCGAGGATGAGGCCGCCGCACTGCTGGCCCGTCTCGACCAGCAGTTCCCGCAGCTCGCGGCGTATAAGGCATGGATCCGGGAGGAGGCGCGACAGCAGATCCTCCGCACGCCCATTTGGCCGGACGATGCGGATTGA
- a CDS encoding helix-turn-helix transcriptional regulator, which produces MSSSRVVSSPTRASDDELFAREAAAYVGHTYESLAALRHRGTGPRVYRYDGRSPVYRRADLDRWLAATDSALTPEIEAFARRAAAEAPPMTAAQAAAVARIFRGGAAS; this is translated from the coding sequence ATGTCTTCTTCTCGCGTTGTTTCCTCTCCGACGCGCGCTTCCGATGACGAGCTCTTCGCGCGCGAGGCCGCTGCTTACGTCGGCCACACCTATGAATCTTTGGCCGCACTGCGTCATCGCGGCACGGGCCCCCGCGTCTACCGGTACGACGGGCGCAGTCCCGTGTACCGCCGGGCTGACCTCGACCGATGGCTTGCGGCCACGGACTCGGCTCTGACGCCCGAGATCGAGGCTTTCGCGCGCCGCGCGGCGGCCGAGGCGCCTCCGATGACCGCGGCCCAGGCCGCGGCCGTCGCCCGGATCTTCCGTGGGGGCGCGGCGTCATGA
- a CDS encoding DUF305 domain-containing protein, whose product MKRTITIAALALTSTLVLSACADNTEGENTDTTTIATTSAPDTTETTGATTDPETETGAAGEVSAEHNDADIMFAQMMIPHHHQAVEMSEILLAKDNIPAEVIEFAQGVIDAQGPEIDRMNTMLETWEEDPVTGDMGEMDHGGMSGMMSEENMTALEDAQGTEAARLYLEQMTAHHEGAVDMARDEVTDGQNPQAIALAEQVIEDQEAEIAEMDQMLNEL is encoded by the coding sequence ATGAAGCGCACCATCACCATCGCCGCTCTCGCCTTGACCTCCACCCTGGTTTTGTCCGCCTGCGCAGATAACACTGAGGGAGAAAACACCGACACCACGACCATCGCCACTACGTCCGCCCCCGACACCACCGAAACGACCGGGGCCACCACGGATCCTGAGACAGAGACGGGGGCGGCCGGAGAGGTCTCCGCCGAGCACAATGACGCGGACATCATGTTCGCGCAGATGATGATCCCGCATCACCACCAGGCTGTGGAGATGAGTGAAATCCTCCTGGCCAAGGACAATATCCCGGCCGAGGTCATCGAGTTCGCCCAGGGTGTTATCGATGCCCAGGGCCCGGAGATCGACCGGATGAATACCATGCTCGAGACCTGGGAAGAAGATCCGGTCACCGGTGATATGGGTGAGATGGACCATGGCGGGATGAGTGGAATGATGAGCGAGGAGAACATGACAGCCCTCGAGGATGCCCAGGGCACCGAGGCTGCCCGGCTCTACCTTGAGCAGATGACCGCCCACCATGAGGGCGCGGTCGATATGGCCCGCGATGAGGTCACTGATGGCCAGAACCCGCAGGCCATCGCTCTGGCTGAGCAGGTCATTGAAGACCAGGAGGCCGAGATCGCCGAGATGGACCAGATGCTCAACGAGCTCTGA
- a CDS encoding IS3 family transposase — translation MLEHISTVHSANYGVYGVRKMWHALRRDGIDIGREQTARLMRLAGVTGKGKGRSPVTTRKPKGPDPRPDLVRRDFKAQQPQKLWVADITYVRTRKGFVYTAFVTDAFSRRIVGWALSDSMRTEALPLQALNQAIISAKETSSLIHHSDHGSQYVSIVYNERLAEYGITASTGTVGDSYDNALAENVSGSYKNELIHTRTWCDVVDVEIATFEWVTRWNESRLHQSLGYRTPAEVESEFWSHNPAQGIMESRANA, via the coding sequence TTGCTCGAACATATAAGTACTGTTCATAGCGCCAATTACGGAGTCTACGGCGTTCGCAAGATGTGGCATGCTCTCCGTCGAGACGGCATCGATATTGGGCGTGAGCAGACCGCGCGTCTGATGCGCCTTGCTGGCGTTACCGGCAAGGGGAAAGGCCGGTCTCCTGTGACGACTCGCAAGCCCAAAGGTCCGGATCCGCGTCCAGACCTAGTCAGGCGAGACTTCAAGGCTCAGCAACCGCAAAAGTTGTGGGTAGCTGACATTACTTATGTGCGTACCCGGAAAGGCTTTGTGTACACGGCGTTCGTGACAGACGCGTTCTCCCGACGGATCGTCGGGTGGGCGCTATCGGATTCGATGCGTACCGAGGCGTTGCCGCTGCAAGCGCTCAACCAGGCGATCATCAGCGCAAAGGAAACCTCAAGCCTGATCCACCACTCTGACCACGGTTCGCAATACGTGAGCATTGTCTACAACGAGCGACTTGCGGAATATGGGATTACTGCTTCTACCGGCACGGTGGGCGATTCTTATGACAATGCGCTGGCAGAAAATGTTAGCGGTTCCTACAAGAACGAGCTGATTCATACCCGCACGTGGTGCGATGTGGTGGACGTGGAGATCGCCACCTTCGAGTGGGTTACCCGGTGGAACGAGTCACGGCTCCATCAGTCCTTGGGATACCGCACGCCAGCTGAGGTTGAATCAGAGTTTTGGAGCCACAACCCTGCCCAAGGAATAATGGAAAGTAGGGCAAATGCCTAG
- the cmtR gene encoding Cd(II)/Pb(II)-sensing metalloregulatory transcriptional regulator CmtR: protein MLTISSRLDVMNRLGRAMADPTRSRILLTLLGGPAYPAALARELELTRSNVSNHLTCLRDCGIVVAEPQGRKTRYEIVDAHLVQALNSLLDTTLAADENAPCIDSACDVPGCATGEGNR, encoded by the coding sequence ATGCTGACTATTTCTTCGCGCTTGGACGTGATGAACAGATTGGGTCGGGCGATGGCCGATCCCACCCGATCCCGTATTCTCCTGACCCTGCTGGGCGGCCCGGCCTACCCGGCCGCTCTCGCCCGGGAGCTGGAACTGACGCGGTCAAATGTGTCGAACCACCTCACTTGCCTACGGGACTGCGGAATTGTGGTCGCCGAACCGCAGGGGCGGAAGACCCGCTACGAGATCGTCGACGCCCATCTTGTCCAGGCGCTGAACTCACTGCTGGATACCACTCTGGCTGCCGACGAGAATGCCCCATGTATTGACTCGGCATGTGACGTGCCCGGGTGCGCCACCGGAGAGGGGAACAGGTAA
- a CDS encoding cadmium resistance transporter gives MVTGLLGAVGLFIATNIDDIIVLSLFFARGAGQAGTTLRILAGQYLGFAGILAATILVTLGADAFLPTEAIPYFGLIPLALGLWAAWQAWQGDDDDDDDAKVSGKNVSALIVAGVTFANGGDNIGVYVPVFLNVDTATVIIYCVVFLILVAGLVLLAKFVATRPPIAEVLERWEHVLFPIVLIGLGIFILVSGGAFGL, from the coding sequence GTGGTAACTGGTCTCCTGGGGGCGGTTGGTCTGTTTATCGCCACCAATATCGACGACATCATCGTGCTCTCGCTGTTCTTCGCCCGCGGGGCCGGTCAAGCAGGGACCACACTTCGGATCCTGGCCGGGCAGTACCTTGGTTTCGCGGGCATCCTCGCAGCCACGATCCTGGTCACCCTAGGGGCGGATGCCTTCCTGCCCACCGAGGCGATCCCCTACTTCGGGTTGATCCCCCTGGCCCTGGGGCTTTGGGCGGCCTGGCAAGCCTGGCAGGGAGACGATGACGACGACGATGACGCGAAAGTCAGCGGAAAGAACGTAAGCGCCTTGATCGTCGCCGGGGTGACCTTTGCCAACGGTGGCGACAATATCGGCGTCTATGTCCCGGTTTTTCTCAACGTGGATACCGCTACCGTTATCATCTACTGCGTCGTCTTTCTGATCCTGGTGGCAGGCCTGGTCCTGTTGGCGAAGTTCGTGGCCACCCGTCCACCGATCGCGGAGGTTCTCGAACGCTGGGAGCATGTGCTGTTCCCGATCGTTTTGATTGGCCTGGGCATCTTCATCCTCGTCAGCGGCGGCGCCTTCGGCCTTTAA
- a CDS encoding IS6 family transposase yields MGIFSGRHFPRDIILWAVRWYCRYGVSYRDLEEMMTKRVVPVDHTTIYRWVQKYAPELDKQTRWYRQVPDWQASSWRVDETYIRVGGRWCYLYRAITAGGQTLDFYLSPKRNVAAAKRFLAKTLRSNTTAGSPRVINTDKAPALAKAISELKAEGICPPTVEHRQVKYLNNILEGDHGRLKRILGPKGAFKNRTSAYRTLKGMEAMHSLRKEQGTVFAYGQPNPDAVIVNRVFETA; encoded by the coding sequence ATGGGTATCTTCTCCGGTCGTCATTTCCCCCGTGACATCATTCTGTGGGCAGTGCGGTGGTACTGCCGCTACGGAGTGAGCTACCGCGATCTGGAGGAAATGATGACCAAGCGGGTCGTGCCGGTCGATCACACCACGATCTACCGCTGGGTCCAGAAATACGCCCCTGAGCTGGACAAGCAAACACGGTGGTACCGGCAGGTACCTGACTGGCAGGCCAGTTCCTGGCGGGTGGATGAGACCTATATCCGGGTCGGCGGCAGGTGGTGCTACCTCTATCGGGCAATCACCGCCGGTGGCCAGACCCTGGACTTTTACCTCTCTCCGAAGCGGAACGTGGCCGCAGCGAAGCGTTTCCTGGCCAAGACGCTGCGATCGAATACGACAGCCGGATCCCCGCGGGTCATCAACACCGACAAGGCACCAGCTCTGGCCAAGGCAATATCCGAGTTGAAGGCGGAGGGAATCTGCCCGCCAACAGTGGAACACCGGCAGGTGAAATACCTCAACAACATCCTGGAAGGCGACCATGGTCGGCTGAAGCGGATCCTCGGGCCGAAAGGCGCGTTTAAGAACCGGACATCTGCATATCGGACGTTGAAAGGGATGGAGGCGATGCACTCATTGCGGAAAGAGCAAGGCACGGTGTTTGCCTACGGGCAACCGAACCCAGACGCGGTGATCGTCAACCGGGTCTTCGAGACGGCTTAA
- a CDS encoding relaxase/mobilization nuclease domain-containing protein, with the protein MSVTHIRKIAHTRSAVEYEVLGGKGTRQRRENIAAGTDRIAAITCDRATADEFVDHAELMAAAHGRKVETLSLIQSFPAGDFDVGNRDDIQAINDLGYMLAKRLYPDSDALVITHLDGAGGHPHNHIKVINHDKKTGKVPTNTLHWQVAKANDLLMREHSLRVTERGKRREQSTWEHRRDGAAVTAFEQRLGDQIEEILADETTSAAIFKERLAERGIELVEKRHTIKASADGKSPERESVGWTYKMRDETGDKPRIRRRKASVLSDEWCCCKVGSGSKSPTSRH; encoded by the coding sequence ATGAGCGTCACTCACATCAGGAAGATCGCGCATACGAGGTCGGCGGTCGAGTACGAGGTGCTCGGCGGCAAAGGGACACGGCAGCGGCGGGAAAACATCGCTGCCGGGACCGACCGCATCGCCGCGATCACCTGCGACCGGGCGACCGCCGATGAGTTCGTCGATCATGCTGAATTGATGGCGGCGGCGCACGGTCGCAAGGTCGAGACACTGAGCTTGATCCAGTCTTTTCCAGCCGGCGACTTCGATGTCGGCAATCGAGATGACATTCAGGCGATCAATGACCTCGGGTACATGCTGGCGAAAAGGTTGTACCCCGATTCCGACGCACTGGTGATTACTCATTTGGACGGCGCCGGCGGGCACCCGCACAACCACATCAAAGTGATCAATCACGATAAAAAGACCGGCAAAGTCCCCACCAACACGCTGCACTGGCAGGTAGCGAAGGCAAACGACTTGCTGATGCGAGAGCACAGCCTCCGCGTCACGGAGCGCGGTAAGCGCAGGGAACAGTCGACGTGGGAACACCGCCGTGACGGCGCGGCGGTGACCGCTTTCGAGCAGCGGCTCGGCGATCAGATCGAGGAGATCCTGGCCGACGAGACGACGAGCGCGGCGATCTTCAAGGAGCGGCTCGCGGAGCGCGGTATCGAGTTGGTGGAGAAGCGACACACGATTAAAGCATCGGCCGACGGGAAGTCGCCTGAACGCGAGTCGGTCGGGTGGACGTACAAGATGCGCGACGAGACCGGCGACAAGCCCCGCATACGCCGCCGCAAGGCGAGTGTGCTGAGCGACGAATGGTGCTGTTGCAAAGTTGGGTCAGGGTCGAAAAGCCCAACCTCAAGACATTAG
- a CDS encoding recombinase family protein has protein sequence MAISNENTPLTDLYAIVDELVSKGVSVKFLKEGQIYSKDSTPIAKLMLGLLGSVAEFERSIIRERQAEGIARAKERGVYKGRARALTDEQILQARVWVDAGVPKAEVARRLKVGRTTLYSYLDAAGGKSAHA, from the coding sequence ATGGCAATCAGCAATGAGAACACACCCCTGACAGATCTGTACGCCATTGTTGACGAGTTGGTCAGCAAAGGGGTCTCGGTGAAGTTCCTCAAAGAGGGGCAGATCTATTCGAAAGACTCCACCCCGATCGCCAAGCTGATGCTGGGGTTGTTGGGTTCGGTGGCGGAATTTGAACGCTCGATCATTCGCGAGCGTCAGGCAGAAGGAATCGCCCGGGCGAAAGAGCGCGGGGTGTACAAGGGTCGCGCTCGCGCGCTCACTGATGAGCAGATTCTTCAGGCACGCGTGTGGGTGGACGCTGGTGTGCCGAAAGCAGAAGTTGCGCGACGTCTGAAGGTGGGGCGGACCACGTTGTACAGCTATCTAGATGCGGCCGGTGGTAAATCTGCGCACGCTTAG
- a CDS encoding GNAT family N-acetyltransferase produces the protein MPEVAIEIVAHEELTSSDLEGLRRLFDAEYLDDFGEWDPDMPYGYAPHAVHVIARRGGGIVGHVGWARRTIAVGGDEIEIGGVGGVLISDVVRGERVGGRLMGAAAESMKVANGVAFGYLGCREEVVSFYASCGWTRISAAERSIDTSGRPREDPPGQPLLILPVEDEIADWPVGAVDLRGRAW, from the coding sequence ATGCCAGAAGTCGCGATCGAGATCGTTGCGCACGAGGAACTGACGTCCAGTGACCTCGAGGGGTTGCGTCGACTCTTCGATGCCGAGTACCTGGATGACTTCGGTGAGTGGGACCCCGATATGCCGTACGGGTATGCGCCTCACGCCGTTCATGTCATTGCACGGAGAGGCGGGGGGATCGTCGGGCATGTTGGTTGGGCGAGGCGGACGATAGCCGTCGGCGGTGATGAGATCGAGATTGGCGGTGTCGGGGGAGTACTGATCTCTGATGTTGTGAGGGGTGAGCGCGTCGGGGGTCGGCTCATGGGCGCTGCTGCGGAGTCGATGAAGGTAGCCAATGGCGTCGCATTCGGGTATCTCGGCTGTCGTGAAGAGGTGGTCTCGTTCTACGCCTCGTGCGGCTGGACTCGGATCTCTGCTGCGGAGCGTTCGATCGATACGTCAGGCCGACCTCGCGAAGACCCGCCGGGGCAGCCGTTGCTGATCCTGCCGGTTGAGGATGAGATCGCCGATTGGCCGGTGGGTGCGGTCGACCTGCGCGGTCGGGCCTGGTAA
- a CDS encoding zinc-dependent alcohol dehydrogenase — protein MKALTWQASNTVSVEEVPDPQIQEPTDAVIRVTSTAICGSDLHLYEVLTPFMDEGDIIGHEPMGIVEEVGSAVTHIKPGDRVVIPFNVSCGHCFMCRQGLQSQCETTQVREYGTGAQFLGYSRLYGSVPGGQAEYLRVPHADYGAIKVPTVGEDERYLFLSDVVPTAWQAVDYAAVPDGGSLAVLGLGPIGQMSARIGKHLGYRVIATDAVPERRAMAERYGIETLDSSEDGVAEQLKDLTDGRGPNSVVDAVGMEAHGSPVASAAQAAVGKLPSPLGRAAMGRAGVDRMSALYTAIDSVRRGGTISISGVYGGMKDPMPMLTMFDKQIQLRMGQCNVRSWTETLLPLVDDPSDPLGVLDLKTHTASLEEAPAMYEKFQKKEDGCIKVVLKP, from the coding sequence ATGAAAGCATTGACCTGGCAGGCGTCAAATACGGTGAGCGTGGAGGAGGTCCCGGACCCACAGATCCAGGAACCCACCGATGCGGTCATCCGGGTCACCTCGACCGCCATCTGCGGATCTGACCTTCACCTCTATGAGGTGCTGACTCCGTTCATGGACGAGGGCGACATCATCGGCCATGAGCCCATGGGCATCGTCGAGGAGGTCGGCTCAGCCGTCACCCACATCAAGCCGGGGGATCGGGTGGTCATCCCCTTCAACGTTTCCTGCGGGCATTGCTTCATGTGTCGCCAGGGCCTGCAGTCGCAGTGTGAAACCACCCAGGTCCGCGAATACGGCACCGGCGCGCAGTTCCTCGGTTACTCGCGGCTTTACGGCTCGGTGCCCGGCGGACAGGCGGAGTACTTGCGCGTGCCGCACGCGGACTACGGGGCGATCAAGGTTCCCACCGTCGGTGAAGACGAGCGCTACCTGTTTCTTTCCGACGTCGTGCCCACCGCCTGGCAGGCCGTGGACTACGCGGCGGTCCCCGACGGCGGCTCGCTGGCGGTGCTGGGCCTGGGCCCGATCGGCCAGATGAGCGCCCGGATCGGCAAGCACCTGGGATACCGGGTGATCGCGACGGATGCAGTGCCCGAGCGTCGCGCCATGGCCGAGCGTTACGGCATTGAAACGCTGGATTCCTCCGAGGACGGCGTGGCGGAGCAGCTCAAGGATCTGACCGACGGGCGTGGCCCGAACTCGGTGGTCGACGCCGTCGGCATGGAAGCGCACGGTTCGCCGGTAGCCAGCGCGGCCCAGGCAGCCGTCGGCAAACTGCCGTCGCCGCTGGGGCGCGCAGCAATGGGCAGGGCCGGGGTAGACCGGATGAGCGCGTTGTACACCGCCATCGACTCCGTTCGCCGTGGCGGGACGATCTCGATCAGCGGCGTATACGGCGGCATGAAGGACCCGATGCCGATGCTGACGATGTTCGACAAGCAAATCCAGCTGCGTATGGGCCAGTGCAATGTGCGCTCCTGGACCGAGACGCTGCTGCCGCTGGTGGACGATCCGTCCGATCCGCTGGGCGTGCTCGACCTCAAAACGCACACCGCGTCGTTGGAGGAGGCGCCGGCGATGTACGAGAAGTTCCAGAAGAAGGAGGACGGCTGCATCAAGGTGGTGCTCAAGCCGTAG
- a CDS encoding antirestriction protein ArdA, with amino-acid sequence MSTSLYRPDIEARAWIGCLSCYNAGDLIGDWYSATEAADVTVAGLHAGSGIDITARGCEELWVFDHENIPERGEMDPARAAAWGARIAEVDTWQRPAFLAWTGTGAHVVDADDLPTVDDFQERYCGEWTHFREFADNHVDETGILDGASETARRYFDYDSFADDLAHDYITATCDDGGIFVFRAL; translated from the coding sequence GTGAGTACATCCTTGTACCGCCCGGACATCGAAGCTCGAGCATGGATCGGCTGTCTGAGCTGCTACAACGCGGGCGATCTCATCGGTGACTGGTACTCGGCCACCGAGGCCGCAGACGTCACCGTCGCGGGCCTGCACGCGGGCAGCGGCATCGATATAACCGCACGCGGTTGCGAAGAACTATGGGTTTTCGATCATGAAAATATACCTGAACGCGGAGAAATGGATCCGGCCCGCGCCGCGGCATGGGGTGCCCGCATCGCAGAAGTCGACACATGGCAGCGGCCAGCCTTTCTGGCGTGGACGGGTACCGGCGCGCACGTCGTCGACGCCGACGACCTCCCCACCGTCGACGATTTCCAAGAACGCTACTGCGGCGAATGGACCCATTTCCGGGAGTTCGCCGACAATCACGTCGACGAAACGGGGATCCTCGACGGCGCCAGCGAAACGGCCCGGCGCTACTTCGACTACGACAGCTTCGCCGACGACCTCGCCCACGATTACATCACCGCTACCTGCGACGACGGCGGAATTTTTGTGTTCCGCGCCCTCTAA
- a CDS encoding replication initiation protein yields the protein MFPSTQTEQNLGHFTACPTKKSHWDAAQLITHTLGATPTTLGSFGVTEQDRQQLIDHLGRKTLQGSPTRDFKAAWRKDKNGHTVPKLYRVETAALRRCQYVALAHKQRSAVLVIDIDRRGHHGGTINCIDEMARQKLSVLAAGNAGPAWIGVNPMNGKCQLIWMIDPVYTDERGDASNARLLRVVMTILAELLGGDPSFSHRLSRSPFYTGDDPTAYRWHVQHHRVDRLAHLRDEVRTMTGQPAHTTETKKQNFSSGRELIEAVRTRREQAQQAHALLDSLKSDLPSADALDGDRIDGVKVLWISEGRAARDETAFRHALAAGHRLREAGERMTDAKIIDAYERAYNIAQAVGADNREPEMPPQRDRVTMARRVRGYVMSNNRSSGASAFSGAADGVNARERKALATMGRKGGQKAAERWNDRDSEYAQKELEKLRKTQQRKKARGRSTRSRISQYVNDQ from the coding sequence ATTTTCCCATCTACTCAGACGGAACAAAACCTGGGGCACTTCACAGCGTGCCCCACAAAAAAGTCCCACTGGGACGCAGCCCAGCTGATCACCCACACCCTGGGTGCCACACCCACCACGCTCGGCTCATTCGGCGTCACCGAACAAGATCGCCAACAACTCATTGACCACCTCGGGCGCAAAACCTTGCAGGGAAGCCCCACCCGTGATTTCAAAGCTGCCTGGCGCAAAGACAAAAACGGTCACACCGTCCCCAAGCTCTACCGCGTCGAAACAGCGGCTCTCAGACGCTGCCAATACGTCGCACTAGCGCACAAGCAACGCTCCGCCGTCCTGGTCATTGATATTGACCGCCGAGGACACCACGGTGGAACCATCAACTGCATCGACGAGATGGCTCGCCAGAAACTGTCTGTCCTCGCTGCTGGCAATGCAGGGCCCGCCTGGATCGGGGTAAACCCGATGAACGGTAAGTGCCAACTGATCTGGATGATTGACCCCGTCTATACCGACGAGAGGGGAGATGCCTCTAACGCGCGTCTCTTGAGGGTGGTGATGACCATTCTGGCTGAACTACTCGGTGGTGACCCTTCTTTCTCTCACAGGCTCTCCCGCTCGCCGTTTTATACAGGCGACGATCCCACGGCATATCGTTGGCATGTACAACACCACAGAGTCGATCGACTCGCCCACCTGCGCGACGAGGTGAGAACCATGACCGGACAACCAGCCCACACCACCGAGACAAAGAAGCAAAACTTCTCTAGCGGACGTGAGCTGATCGAGGCTGTCCGCACACGGCGTGAACAAGCTCAACAAGCCCATGCGCTCCTGGACTCGCTGAAATCAGATCTTCCTAGCGCGGATGCGCTCGACGGCGACCGTATCGACGGCGTGAAGGTGTTGTGGATCTCCGAGGGGCGCGCAGCGCGAGACGAGACCGCATTCCGGCACGCGCTCGCCGCCGGTCATCGACTCCGGGAGGCAGGGGAGCGGATGACGGACGCGAAGATCATCGATGCTTATGAACGTGCCTACAACATCGCCCAGGCCGTTGGCGCGGATAACCGTGAGCCTGAGATGCCGCCGCAGCGTGATCGTGTGACTATGGCACGCCGCGTACGTGGCTACGTGATGTCTAACAACCGCTCGTCTGGGGCGTCCGCCTTTAGCGGTGCTGCAGACGGCGTGAACGCCCGTGAGCGCAAAGCGCTAGCCACGATGGGACGTAAGGGCGGGCAAAAAGCCGCAGAACGATGGAACGATCGGGACAGCGAGTACGCCCAAAAGGAACTAGAGAAGTTACGAAAGACGCAACAGCGGAAGAAAGCTAGAGGACGTTCCACCCGTTCCCGTATCTCTCAGTATGTCAACGACCAATAA